In [Mycobacterium] stephanolepidis, the genomic window TCAAGGAGCTGTTGTCCGAACCCTTGTGGAAGGTCGTCCAGCAGCAGCCCAGCGCCGCGCGGTTCCCGGGTGGCGAAGGGCTGGCCCAGGTTCAGGCACGGGCGGTGGCGGCTGTCCGTGAGCACGACCGGCGGCTATCCGAGGAGCATGGCGGTGACTGCGTCTGGGTGGCATGTACTCACGGAGATGTCATCAAGTCGGTACTGGCCGATGCGCTCGGCACCCACCTGGACGCGTTCCAGCGCATCGTGGCCGATCCGGCGTCGATGAGCGTGGTGCGTTACACCGAGCTGCGACCTTTTGTTGTACACATGAACCACACCGGCCCTGACCTGTCCAGCGCCCTGAGCGCCGGGCCGCCCGCGAGGCCTGCCGGAGCGGCGTCCGATGCTCCGGTGGGCGGCACAACCGATTAGAACCCTTCGCGCGAGGGGTTCATCGACCGGTAGTTTTGGAGACACCATGCCCCGATCGATTCATGTATTCCGCAGCCCGGACCGTTTCGTTGCCGGAACGGTCGGGGAACCGGGGAATCGCACGTTCTACCTACAAGCCGTCCACGAGAGCCGGATCGTCAGCGTGATGCTGGAGAAGCAGCAGGTGTCGGTGCTGGCCGAGCGCATCGGAACGCTGCTGTCGGAGGTTCATCGACGGTTCGGGACGGAGATCCCGCCCGAGCCCGATGTGGTCGAGGATCTCAACCCGTTGGTGATGCCCGTGGACGCCGAGTTCCGGGTCGGCACCATGGGGTTGGGCTGGGATGCCGAGGCCAACTCCGTGGTTGTCGAACTGCTGGCGGTGAGTGAGCAGGAATTCGACGCCTCCGTGGTACTCGATGACTCCGAGGACGGCCCGGATGCCGTTCGGGTGTTCCTCTCGCTGGAAGCGGCGCGCCAATTCGCGACACGCTCCACCAGAGTCGTTTCCGCAGGCCGGCCACCGTGTCCGTTGTGTGAGGAACCGCTCGACCCGGCCGGGCATATCTGTGTCCGCACCAACGGCTATCGCCGGGGGACGGTGCCCGGGGCGGCAGATGACACCGAGTCCTGACGGTTTGGGGCCCCGCGACAGTCCCGCGGATCACACCGCGATCCGCGATGGTGAACTCACCGTCATCGGCCGCATTCGCTCGGCGAGCAATGCCACCTTTCTGTGCGAGGTGCCGGGCACGTCGGGGGACAGCGTGCATTGTGTGTACAAACCGGTACGGGGCGAGCGGCCGCTCTGGGATTTCCCGGATGGCACCTTGGCCGGTCGCGAGGTGGCGACGTACCTGATATCGGCCGAGTTG contains:
- a CDS encoding histidine phosphatase family protein, encoding MTVILLRHGRSTSNVAHTLAGRSPGVELDEKGQVQARGVVDRLGAVTVQAIVTSPLLRCEQTVAPLAAALNLTPVVEDRLLEVDYGDWTGCEIKELLSEPLWKVVQQQPSAARFPGGEGLAQVQARAVAAVREHDRRLSEEHGGDCVWVACTHGDVIKSVLADALGTHLDAFQRIVADPASMSVVRYTELRPFVVHMNHTGPDLSSALSAGPPARPAGAASDAPVGGTTD
- a CDS encoding DUF3090 domain-containing protein is translated as MPRSIHVFRSPDRFVAGTVGEPGNRTFYLQAVHESRIVSVMLEKQQVSVLAERIGTLLSEVHRRFGTEIPPEPDVVEDLNPLVMPVDAEFRVGTMGLGWDAEANSVVVELLAVSEQEFDASVVLDDSEDGPDAVRVFLSLEAARQFATRSTRVVSAGRPPCPLCEEPLDPAGHICVRTNGYRRGTVPGAADDTES